One genomic segment of Rhizobium gallicum bv. gallicum R602sp includes these proteins:
- a CDS encoding class I SAM-dependent methyltransferase, giving the protein MSSSFNVHNAAGYEQLMGRWSQKLASPFIEFAGLADGEKVLDVGCGTGSLTFALAKAADLSEIAAIDYSPVFVEEAIRRNIDPRIKIGQADACSLPFEDGGFDRALALLVLHFVPEAGRAVGEMRRVVRPGGVVAAAVWDHLGGMPGMRMMVDTVAALSETGRQLRNRYCFQPMMQPGEMKRTFVEQGLLDVTETQLVIRMEYQSFNDYWAPIAAGEGPLGKYVATLDAPERARVDAAVRDAYEAGRLDGPRSFANVAWACRGIVP; this is encoded by the coding sequence ATGTCCTCAAGCTTTAACGTTCACAACGCGGCCGGCTACGAGCAGCTCATGGGACGCTGGAGCCAAAAGCTCGCGTCGCCATTCATCGAGTTTGCGGGCCTTGCCGATGGTGAGAAGGTACTCGATGTCGGTTGCGGCACGGGCAGCCTGACATTTGCCCTTGCCAAGGCTGCTGATCTGAGCGAGATCGCCGCCATCGACTATTCGCCGGTCTTCGTCGAGGAGGCAATTCGGCGCAACATTGACCCGCGCATCAAGATTGGGCAGGCGGACGCTTGCTCTTTGCCTTTCGAAGACGGAGGCTTCGACCGAGCGCTCGCACTGCTCGTTCTTCATTTCGTGCCCGAGGCCGGCCGGGCCGTTGGAGAGATGCGCCGCGTCGTGCGTCCGGGCGGGGTAGTCGCCGCAGCGGTCTGGGATCATCTCGGCGGCATGCCCGGCATGCGGATGATGGTCGACACGGTGGCGGCACTCAGCGAGACCGGGCGGCAGCTGCGCAATCGCTATTGCTTTCAGCCAATGATGCAGCCTGGCGAAATGAAGCGGACTTTTGTCGAGCAGGGTCTGCTGGACGTGACCGAAACCCAGCTGGTGATCCGCATGGAGTACCAAAGCTTTAATGATTACTGGGCACCTATTGCCGCAGGCGAAGGCCCTCTTGGCAAGTATGTGGCGACGCTCGACGCCCCTGAGCGGGCGCGCGTCGATGCTGCCGTACGCGACGCATACGAGGCGGGCCGGTTAGATGGTCCACGGTCGTTCGCAAATGTTGCCTGGGCCTGTCGCGGCATCGTTCCCTGA
- the crcB gene encoding fluoride efflux transporter CrcB — MIQALLVGAGGAIGSLLRYYVGQWSLRLLGPGFPWGTLIVNIVGCFAIGVFAEMIARRFNASVEMRLLLITGFLGGFTTFSAFSLDAISLFERGEAVAGGLYVAASVGLSIASVMAGLALVRALI; from the coding sequence ATGATCCAGGCTCTTCTTGTCGGCGCCGGCGGCGCTATCGGCTCGCTTTTGAGATATTATGTCGGCCAATGGTCGCTGCGGCTCCTGGGGCCCGGCTTTCCGTGGGGCACGCTGATTGTCAACATCGTTGGCTGTTTCGCGATTGGCGTTTTTGCCGAAATGATCGCGCGCCGGTTCAACGCCTCCGTCGAGATGCGCCTGCTGCTTATCACCGGCTTCCTCGGCGGCTTTACGACCTTTTCGGCCTTTTCTCTGGATGCGATATCGCTTTTCGAGCGGGGCGAGGCAGTCGCCGGCGGACTTTACGTCGCCGCAAGCGTCGGGCTTTCGATTGCCTCTGTCATGGCTGGTCTAGCGCTTGTGCGCGCTTTGATCTGA
- a CDS encoding cysteine desulfurase: protein MDKIVPAATYDVEAIRKDFPILAREVYGKPLVYLDNGASAQKPQGVIDAISRTYSTEYANVHRGLHYLSNAATEAYEGAREKVRRFLNAPSVDDIVFTKSSTEAINTVAHGWGMPKIGEGDEIVVSIMEHHSNIVPWHFIRERQGAKLVWVPVDDEGAFHIEHFEKSLTERTKLVAITHMSNALGTIVPVKDVCRIAHERGIPVLIDGSQGAVHLPVDVQDIDCDWYVMTGHKLYGPSGIGVLYGKKDRLREMRPFQGGGEMIFEVTEDAVTYNDPPHRFEAGTPPIVQAIGLGYALDYMEKIGREAISRHEAELTAYAGERLRSINSLRVFGTAPGKGSIFAFELAGLHAHDVSMVIDRQGVAVRAGTHCAMPLLKRFGVTATCRASFGMYNTRAEVDALADALEYARKFFA, encoded by the coding sequence ATGGACAAGATAGTACCGGCAGCCACCTACGACGTCGAAGCCATCCGCAAAGATTTTCCGATCCTTGCGCGGGAAGTCTATGGTAAGCCACTGGTCTATCTCGACAACGGCGCGTCCGCACAGAAGCCGCAGGGCGTCATCGACGCCATCTCGCGGACCTATTCAACCGAATATGCGAATGTGCACCGTGGCCTGCATTACCTCTCCAATGCCGCAACCGAAGCCTATGAAGGCGCGCGCGAAAAGGTGCGCCGTTTCCTGAATGCGCCGTCGGTCGACGACATTGTCTTCACGAAATCCTCGACGGAGGCGATCAATACGGTCGCTCATGGCTGGGGAATGCCGAAGATCGGCGAGGGCGACGAGATCGTCGTCTCGATCATGGAGCACCACTCCAACATCGTCCCTTGGCATTTCATCCGCGAACGGCAGGGCGCCAAGCTGGTCTGGGTGCCGGTGGACGACGAAGGTGCCTTTCATATCGAGCACTTCGAGAAGAGCCTGACGGAGCGCACCAAGCTTGTCGCGATCACGCATATGTCGAATGCGCTCGGCACGATCGTTCCGGTCAAGGACGTCTGCCGTATTGCTCATGAGCGCGGCATTCCGGTCTTGATCGACGGTTCGCAAGGTGCCGTGCACCTGCCGGTCGATGTCCAGGATATCGACTGCGACTGGTACGTCATGACCGGCCACAAGCTCTACGGTCCCTCGGGAATCGGCGTGCTCTACGGCAAGAAGGACCGGCTTCGCGAGATGCGTCCATTCCAGGGTGGCGGCGAGATGATCTTCGAGGTGACCGAGGATGCGGTCACTTACAACGACCCGCCGCATCGCTTCGAAGCCGGGACGCCGCCGATCGTTCAGGCGATCGGCCTCGGTTATGCGCTGGACTATATGGAGAAGATCGGCCGCGAGGCGATTTCGCGTCATGAAGCCGAACTGACGGCCTATGCTGGCGAGCGGCTGCGGTCGATCAATTCGCTGCGCGTCTTCGGAACGGCACCCGGTAAAGGCAGCATTTTTGCGTTCGAACTCGCCGGTCTTCACGCTCACGACGTTTCGATGGTCATCGACCGGCAGGGCGTTGCGGTGCGTGCCGGCACGCATTGCGCCATGCCGCTCTTGAAACGCTTCGGCGTCACCGCCACATGCCGTGCATCCTTCGGCATGTACAATACACGTGCCGAGGTCGATGCCTTGGCCGACGCGCTGGAATATGCGCGCAAGTTCTTTGCTTGA
- the gcvH gene encoding glycine cleavage system protein GcvH produces the protein MLKFTEEHEWLKLEDGVATVGITNYAVEQLGDLVFVELPEVGATFSKNDDAATVESVKAASEVYCPLDGEITEVNEAITADPSLVNSDPQGAGWFFKLKLKNPADADGLLDEAAYKEFTA, from the coding sequence ATGCTGAAATTTACCGAAGAACATGAATGGCTGAAGCTCGAAGACGGCGTGGCGACGGTCGGCATTACGAATTATGCAGTCGAACAGCTCGGCGACCTCGTTTTCGTCGAATTGCCGGAAGTGGGCGCGACCTTTTCCAAGAATGACGATGCGGCCACCGTCGAATCCGTGAAGGCTGCCTCGGAAGTCTATTGTCCGCTCGATGGCGAGATCACCGAAGTCAACGAAGCGATCACTGCCGATCCGTCGCTGGTCAATTCCGACCCGCAGGGCGCCGGCTGGTTCTTCAAGCTGAAGCTCAAGAATCCGGCCGATGCCGATGGCCTGCTTGACGAAGCGGCCTATAAGGAGTTCACCGCGTAA
- a CDS encoding LysE family translocator produces MIIETLLLLFAKGALLGLIVTAPPGPIATLCINRSLHRGFGSGAAIGIGAALGDACYALVAAAGLAMVSVIVDDYSLPIAAAGGALLIFLGIRDLMTPPAGALQVGARDLLRTIASTFLLAISNPGALLSFGGLFAGLGLVDGKTVTEVASIVIGVFFGAMVWWTALSAAVNLARDRISSDLTLLIRRISGGLIIAFGTVVLGFAARLLLA; encoded by the coding sequence ATGATCATCGAAACGCTGCTACTGCTCTTTGCCAAAGGCGCGCTCCTCGGCCTCATTGTCACAGCGCCGCCGGGACCGATCGCGACTCTGTGCATCAACCGCAGCCTTCATCGTGGTTTCGGATCGGGTGCAGCCATCGGCATAGGGGCAGCGCTTGGCGATGCGTGTTATGCGCTGGTCGCGGCCGCCGGTCTCGCGATGGTTTCGGTTATCGTCGATGACTATTCGCTGCCGATTGCAGCGGCCGGCGGTGCACTTCTGATCTTTCTCGGCATCCGGGACCTCATGACGCCACCCGCCGGTGCCTTGCAGGTCGGTGCGCGCGATCTCTTGCGCACGATCGCCTCGACCTTCCTGCTGGCGATTTCCAACCCCGGCGCGCTTCTGTCCTTCGGAGGCCTCTTTGCTGGCCTTGGTTTGGTCGACGGCAAAACCGTCACCGAGGTGGCATCGATCGTCATCGGCGTGTTCTTCGGGGCGATGGTGTGGTGGACGGCGCTGAGCGCGGCGGTGAATCTCGCCCGCGACAGGATTTCAAGCGATCTCACGCTGCTGATCCGCCGCATTTCCGGGGGGCTGATCATTGCCTTCGGCACCGTCGTTCTCGGCTTTGCCGCGCGGCTGCTGCTTGCGTAG
- the gcvP gene encoding aminomethyl-transferring glycine dehydrogenase: MTTPTEFQFTDYQPYDFANRRHIGPSPAEMSDMLNVVGYNSLDSLIDATVPSAIRQRAALAWGAAMTEREALDKLRETANKNKVLVSLIGQGYYGTITPPVIQRTILENPAWYTAYTPYQPEISQGRLEALLNYQTMICDLTGLDVANASLLDEATAAAEGMAIAERVAKSKAKAFFVDAACHPQTIALIQTRAEPLGWTVIVGDPFKDLDPVDVFGAIFQYPGTHGHVHDFTALVSRLHQTGAIAIVAADILALTLLKSPGEMGADIAIGSSQRFGVPVGYGGPHAAYMSVKDAHKRSMPGRLVGVSVDARGNRAYRLSLQTREQHIRREKATSNICTAQVLLAVMASMYAVFHGPKGIKAIAQQVHQKAVLMAKGLEKLGYRIEPETFFDTLTVDVGHMQGLILRAAVGEGINLRKVGTTKIGMSLDERTRPATLEAAWRAFGGNFAVADFEPGYRLPTDLLRTSEYLTHPIFHMNRAESEMTRYIRRLSDRDLALDRAMIPLGSCTMKLNATAEMLPITWPEFSDIHPYAPADQALGYRDMIDDLTEKLCAVTGYDAFSMQPNSGAQGEYAGLLTIRNYHIANGNGHRDVCLIPTSAHGTNPASAQMAGMRVVVVKVRENGDIDMDDFRAKAEEHAENLSCCMITYPSTHGVFEETVKEICDLVHKHGGQVYLDGANMNAMVGLSRPGDIGSDVSHLNLHKTFCIPHGGGGPGMGPIGVKAHLTPHLPGHPETDGRSGAVSAAAFGSASILPISWSYVLMMGGEGLTQATKVAILNANYIAARLKGAYGVLYKSESGRVAHECIIDTRPLADSAGVTVDDIAKRLIDCGFHAPTMSWPVAGTLMIEPTESETKAELDRFCEAMLAIREEARAIEEGRMDKVNNPLKNAPHTVEDLVGEWDRPYSREQACFPPGAFRVDKYWSPVNRVDNVYGDRNLVCTCPPVESYAEAAE, encoded by the coding sequence ATGACGACGCCGACAGAATTCCAGTTTACCGACTACCAGCCCTACGACTTCGCCAACCGCCGTCATATTGGCCCGTCGCCGGCCGAAATGAGCGACATGCTGAACGTCGTCGGCTACAACAGCCTCGACAGCCTCATCGACGCGACCGTGCCGTCTGCGATCCGCCAGAGGGCGGCGCTTGCCTGGGGCGCGGCGATGACGGAGCGCGAGGCGCTCGACAAGCTGCGCGAGACCGCCAACAAGAACAAGGTCCTCGTTTCGCTGATCGGCCAAGGCTATTACGGCACCATCACGCCGCCGGTCATTCAGCGCACCATCCTCGAAAACCCGGCCTGGTACACGGCCTACACGCCTTACCAGCCGGAGATCAGTCAGGGCCGTCTGGAAGCGCTCTTGAACTACCAGACGATGATCTGCGACCTGACTGGTCTCGACGTCGCCAACGCTTCGCTTCTCGACGAAGCGACCGCTGCTGCCGAAGGCATGGCGATTGCCGAGCGGGTCGCGAAGTCTAAGGCCAAGGCATTCTTCGTCGATGCCGCCTGCCATCCGCAGACGATCGCGCTCATCCAGACTCGCGCCGAACCGCTCGGCTGGACCGTCATCGTCGGTGACCCCTTCAAGGATCTCGATCCGGTGGACGTCTTTGGCGCCATCTTCCAGTATCCGGGCACGCACGGCCACGTGCACGATTTCACCGCCCTGGTCTCTCGCCTGCACCAGACGGGCGCGATCGCCATTGTCGCGGCCGATATCCTCGCACTGACGCTTCTGAAGTCGCCGGGCGAAATGGGCGCCGATATTGCGATCGGCTCGTCGCAGCGCTTCGGCGTTCCGGTCGGCTACGGCGGACCGCATGCCGCCTATATGTCGGTCAAGGATGCGCACAAGCGCTCCATGCCCGGCCGTCTCGTCGGCGTCTCGGTCGACGCCCGCGGCAATCGCGCCTACCGGCTGTCGCTGCAGACCCGCGAACAGCATATCCGCCGCGAAAAGGCAACGTCGAACATCTGCACCGCGCAGGTGCTGCTCGCCGTCATGGCCTCGATGTATGCGGTTTTCCACGGTCCCAAGGGCATCAAGGCGATCGCCCAGCAGGTCCACCAGAAGGCCGTGCTGATGGCTAAGGGCCTAGAAAAGCTAGGCTACAGGATAGAGCCCGAAACCTTCTTCGACACGCTCACTGTCGATGTCGGCCACATGCAGGGCCTCATCCTGCGCGCGGCCGTCGGCGAAGGTATCAACCTGCGCAAAGTTGGCACGACCAAGATCGGCATGAGCCTCGATGAGCGCACGCGCCCCGCGACGCTCGAAGCCGCCTGGCGCGCCTTCGGCGGCAATTTCGCCGTCGCCGATTTCGAGCCGGGCTACCGCCTGCCGACGGATCTGCTGCGCACCAGCGAATATCTGACGCATCCGATCTTCCACATGAATCGCGCCGAGAGCGAAATGACCCGCTACATCCGCCGGCTCTCCGACCGCGACCTCGCGCTCGACCGCGCGATGATCCCGCTCGGCTCCTGCACCATGAAGCTGAACGCCACGGCGGAAATGCTGCCTATCACCTGGCCGGAGTTTTCGGATATCCATCCTTATGCTCCGGCCGATCAGGCGCTCGGCTACCGCGACATGATCGACGATCTGACGGAAAAACTCTGCGCCGTGACCGGCTATGACGCCTTCTCCATGCAGCCAAATTCCGGCGCGCAGGGCGAATATGCCGGCCTGCTCACGATCCGCAACTACCATATCGCCAACGGCAACGGCCATCGCGACGTCTGCCTGATCCCGACCTCGGCGCACGGCACCAACCCCGCCTCCGCGCAGATGGCCGGCATGAGGGTCGTCGTCGTCAAGGTTCGCGAAAACGGCGACATCGACATGGACGACTTCCGCGCCAAGGCGGAGGAGCATGCGGAAAATCTCTCCTGCTGCATGATAACCTATCCTTCGACACATGGCGTGTTCGAGGAAACGGTGAAGGAGATCTGCGATCTCGTGCACAAGCACGGCGGCCAGGTCTATCTCGACGGCGCCAACATGAACGCCATGGTCGGCTTGTCGCGTCCCGGTGACATTGGTTCCGACGTAAGCCATCTCAACCTGCACAAGACCTTCTGCATCCCGCATGGCGGCGGCGGTCCCGGCATGGGCCCGATCGGCGTCAAAGCCCATCTGACGCCTCATCTGCCCGGGCACCCGGAAACGGATGGACGCTCAGGCGCCGTCTCGGCAGCGGCCTTCGGCTCGGCCTCGATCTTGCCGATCTCCTGGAGCTATGTGCTGATGATGGGTGGCGAGGGCCTGACGCAGGCAACCAAGGTTGCGATCCTCAACGCCAACTACATCGCCGCCCGCCTGAAGGGCGCCTACGGGGTGCTCTACAAGTCCGAGAGCGGCCGCGTCGCGCATGAATGCATCATCGACACGCGTCCGCTGGCCGACAGCGCAGGCGTTACGGTCGACGACATCGCCAAGCGTCTGATCGACTGCGGCTTCCATGCCCCGACCATGAGCTGGCCGGTCGCCGGAACACTGATGATCGAGCCGACCGAGTCCGAAACCAAGGCCGAGCTCGACCGGTTCTGCGAGGCAATGCTGGCGATCCGCGAGGAAGCCCGCGCCATCGAGGAAGGCCGCATGGACAAGGTCAACAACCCGCTGAAGAACGCCCCGCACACGGTGGAAGACCTCGTCGGCGAATGGGACCGCCCCTACAGCCGCGAACAAGCCTGCTTCCCGCCCGGGGCCTTCCGTGTCGACAAATACTGGTCCCCGGTCAACCGCGTCGACAATGTGTACGGGGACAGGAACCTCGTTTGCACCTGCCCGCCGGTGGAGAGCTACGCAGAGGCTGCGGAGTAG
- the sufA gene encoding Fe-S cluster assembly scaffold SufA encodes MGFAVMSMTGTAAARVKAIVENSGPDAKGIRVGIKKGGCAGMEYTIELVSEPNAKDDLIERDGAKVWVEPSAVLYLLGTEMDFETTTLRSGFTFTNPNQTSACGCGESVELKPADLAALAARGDAVVPAAH; translated from the coding sequence ATGGGCTTTGCAGTGATGAGCATGACCGGCACCGCCGCGGCGCGCGTAAAGGCAATCGTTGAAAATTCCGGGCCGGACGCCAAGGGCATCCGCGTCGGCATCAAGAAAGGCGGTTGCGCCGGGATGGAATATACCATCGAGCTGGTGAGCGAACCCAATGCCAAGGACGACCTGATCGAGCGCGACGGCGCCAAGGTCTGGGTGGAGCCCTCTGCGGTCCTCTATCTGCTTGGGACGGAAATGGACTTCGAGACCACGACGCTGCGCTCGGGCTTCACCTTCACGAACCCGAACCAGACCTCGGCGTGCGGCTGCGGCGAATCCGTCGAGCTCAAGCCTGCCGATCTCGCGGCGCTTGCCGCGCGCGGCGACGCGGTGGTGCCTGCCGCGCACTGA
- a CDS encoding copper chaperone PCu(A)C: METIKTLSAAALVFAAAFTAAQAHVTFLDPEAPQEKTFLATLQVPHGCDGKPTNEVQVKLPEGFVFAKPQPKAGWELEVIKGDYQKTYDNHGTKVKSGAVEIRWKGGNLSDDFYDTFVIQGKVSGVDAGTSLAFPVKQLCGDAAEAWDQLATDGGDPHRLKSPAPLLKVIAGDDNGHDHGDMAGMDMNAAAGGTITLGDLEISGAFSKAMLPGQPVGGGFLTVKNNGKTDDKLVVVSSPSAGEVQMHEMAMQNNVMKMRELKDGIVIPAGGTVKLAPGGLHLMFQKVKAPFKQGESVPVTLTFEKAGKIDVTLKVLSAQGK, translated from the coding sequence ATGGAGACAATCAAGACACTCAGCGCTGCCGCTCTGGTTTTCGCAGCCGCATTCACGGCAGCGCAGGCGCATGTCACCTTTCTTGATCCGGAAGCCCCACAGGAAAAGACGTTCCTGGCAACGCTGCAGGTACCGCATGGCTGTGACGGCAAGCCCACCAACGAAGTGCAGGTGAAACTGCCGGAAGGCTTTGTATTTGCCAAGCCGCAGCCGAAGGCCGGCTGGGAACTTGAAGTGATCAAGGGCGACTATCAGAAGACCTACGACAATCACGGCACCAAGGTGAAATCCGGCGCAGTCGAAATACGCTGGAAGGGCGGCAACCTCTCGGACGATTTTTACGATACCTTCGTGATCCAAGGCAAGGTTTCGGGCGTGGATGCCGGAACATCGCTCGCCTTTCCGGTGAAGCAGCTTTGCGGCGATGCGGCCGAGGCATGGGACCAGCTCGCAACCGATGGCGGCGATCCCCATAGGCTTAAGAGCCCTGCGCCGTTGCTGAAGGTCATTGCCGGTGACGACAATGGCCATGATCACGGCGACATGGCCGGGATGGACATGAATGCTGCAGCAGGCGGCACTATAACACTCGGCGACCTCGAAATCTCCGGCGCATTTTCGAAGGCAATGCTGCCCGGCCAGCCAGTCGGCGGTGGCTTCCTTACTGTCAAGAATAACGGCAAGACCGACGACAAGCTCGTCGTCGTTTCCTCGCCTTCCGCGGGCGAAGTTCAGATGCACGAAATGGCCATGCAGAACAATGTCATGAAGATGCGTGAACTGAAGGATGGGATTGTTATTCCGGCGGGTGGGACGGTGAAGCTAGCGCCTGGCGGCCTGCATCTGATGTTCCAGAAGGTGAAGGCGCCTTTCAAGCAGGGTGAGAGCGTGCCGGTGACGCTCACCTTTGAGAAGGCGGGCAAGATCGACGTGACGTTGAAGGTTCTCTCGGCCCAGGGAAAATAA
- the gcvT gene encoding glycine cleavage system aminomethyltransferase GcvT yields MDDTAALKKTPLHALHLSLGARMVPFAGYEMPVQYSAGVLKEHLQTRAGAGLFDVSHMGQVVVRAKSGRYEDAALALESLVPVDILGLAEGRQRYGFFTDENGGILDDLMITHLDDHLFVVVNAACKEADVAHMQKHIGDRCDISLLDRALVALQGPRAVDVLAELWADVAAMKFMDVRHCRLHDVSCLVSRSGYSGEDGFEISVPTNKAEDVARRLLEHPDAQPIGLGARDSLRLEAGLCLYGNDIDTTTTPVEAALEWAMQKARRTGGARAGDFPGAARILGELDNGATRRRVGLKPEGKAPVRGHSKLYADAEGKTEIGEVTSGGFGPSVEGPVAMGYVPVSHAAVGTQIYAEVRGKYLPATVAALPFITPTYKR; encoded by the coding sequence TTGGACGATACTGCTGCCCTCAAGAAAACTCCGCTACACGCGCTGCATCTTTCGCTCGGTGCCCGCATGGTGCCTTTCGCAGGCTATGAGATGCCCGTTCAGTATTCGGCCGGCGTGCTGAAGGAACACCTGCAGACGCGCGCCGGCGCCGGCCTCTTCGACGTCTCCCACATGGGTCAGGTCGTCGTGAGGGCGAAGTCCGGCAGATACGAAGATGCCGCCCTCGCACTCGAAAGCCTCGTACCGGTCGACATTCTCGGCCTCGCCGAAGGCCGCCAGCGCTACGGCTTCTTCACCGACGAAAACGGCGGCATCCTCGACGACTTGATGATCACCCATCTCGATGACCATCTCTTCGTCGTCGTCAACGCCGCCTGCAAGGAGGCCGATGTCGCGCACATGCAAAAGCACATCGGCGACCGCTGCGACATAAGCCTTCTCGACCGCGCGTTAGTCGCGCTGCAAGGTCCGCGCGCCGTCGACGTGCTGGCCGAACTCTGGGCGGATGTCGCCGCGATGAAGTTCATGGACGTGCGCCACTGCCGCTTGCACGACGTATCCTGTCTCGTCTCCCGCTCCGGCTACAGCGGCGAGGACGGCTTCGAGATCTCCGTACCCACTAACAAGGCGGAGGATGTCGCCAGGCGGTTGCTCGAACATCCCGATGCGCAGCCGATCGGGCTCGGCGCCCGCGATTCGCTGCGTCTGGAGGCCGGACTCTGCCTCTACGGCAACGACATCGACACCACCACAACGCCGGTCGAGGCGGCGCTCGAATGGGCCATGCAGAAGGCCCGCAGGACGGGCGGAGCGCGCGCTGGGGACTTTCCGGGTGCAGCACGCATTCTCGGCGAACTCGATAATGGTGCCACACGCCGCCGCGTCGGCCTGAAGCCGGAAGGCAAGGCGCCGGTGCGCGGGCATTCCAAGCTCTATGCGGATGCCGAAGGCAAGACCGAGATCGGCGAGGTCACTTCGGGCGGCTTCGGCCCGAGTGTCGAAGGCCCGGTTGCCATGGGCTATGTGCCGGTTTCGCATGCCGCCGTTGGCACCCAAATTTACGCTGAGGTACGCGGCAAGTATCTCCCCGCTACGGTCGCCGCCCTGCCCTTCATCACGCCGACCTACAAACGCTAA
- the sufD gene encoding Fe-S cluster assembly protein SufD → MNMQTTNRLTAAEAALVEAFNNQFGELPGDGAVTATRDRLLDDLKKGGLPTRRIEAWHYTDLKNLLREVPATAGDAASKEIEPLIEGSSVLSIVQGHADPSARAGDLEISSYAQRLIDGSAAAALGALGADDAVGRINGSFVRDGYVVDIPAKTEFDRPLEIDVVHAGGQIHTRLPVSFGENVKATVIERHLSVTGDAAFVSHVSDITIGEGTELIWIILQQQGREDTHLGQIRIDLGANAKLKLFVINAGGKLVRQEMHIKVTGEGADLTLRGINLLGGDTHTDVTMVLGHNVPHTGSTEIIRNVVFDRAKGVFQGIIRVAPDAQKTDAKMSCNTLLMSDDADFSTKPELEIFADDVQCGHGATVTDIDDNHLFYMMARGVPENKARAMLVNAFVAEIVEELEDEDLVEALEGVIAAWLEKHA, encoded by the coding sequence ATGAACATGCAGACGACGAACCGCCTGACCGCCGCGGAAGCGGCGCTCGTTGAGGCTTTCAACAATCAGTTCGGCGAACTGCCGGGCGACGGCGCCGTGACGGCGACCCGCGACCGGCTGCTCGACGACCTGAAGAAGGGCGGCCTGCCGACACGCAGGATCGAGGCCTGGCACTATACCGACCTCAAGAACCTGCTGCGCGAGGTGCCGGCCACGGCCGGAGACGCCGCGTCGAAAGAGATCGAGCCGTTGATCGAAGGTTCTTCGGTTCTTTCGATCGTGCAGGGCCATGCGGACCCTAGCGCAAGGGCGGGCGACCTCGAAATTTCCAGCTACGCGCAGCGCCTGATCGACGGTTCGGCTGCCGCCGCGCTCGGCGCGCTCGGCGCGGATGACGCCGTCGGCCGCATCAATGGCAGCTTCGTGCGCGACGGCTATGTCGTCGACATTCCTGCAAAGACCGAGTTCGATAGGCCGCTGGAGATCGACGTCGTTCACGCCGGCGGCCAGATCCATACACGCCTGCCGGTGTCCTTCGGCGAAAACGTCAAGGCGACCGTGATCGAGCGTCACCTGTCGGTGACCGGGGACGCGGCATTCGTATCCCATGTCAGTGACATCACTATCGGCGAGGGCACGGAACTCATCTGGATCATCCTGCAGCAGCAGGGCCGCGAGGATACGCATCTCGGCCAGATCCGTATCGATCTCGGCGCCAATGCCAAGCTGAAGCTCTTTGTCATCAACGCTGGCGGCAAGCTGGTGCGCCAGGAAATGCATATCAAGGTGACGGGCGAGGGTGCGGACCTGACGCTCCGGGGCATCAACCTGCTCGGCGGCGATACGCATACCGACGTGACGATGGTGCTTGGCCACAACGTCCCGCACACCGGTTCGACGGAGATCATCCGCAACGTCGTCTTCGACCGCGCCAAGGGGGTCTTCCAGGGCATTATCCGGGTTGCGCCTGACGCGCAGAAGACCGATGCGAAGATGTCCTGCAACACGCTGCTGATGTCAGACGATGCCGACTTCTCGACAAAGCCGGAGCTTGAGATCTTCGCCGACGACGTCCAGTGCGGCCACGGTGCGACCGTTACCGACATCGATGATAATCATCTCTTCTATATGATGGCGCGCGGCGTTCCGGAGAACAAGGCCCGTGCGATGCTCGTCAATGCCTTCGTTGCGGAGATCGTCGAAGAACTTGAAGACGAAGACCTGGTCGAGGCGCTGGAAGGCGTCATCGCGGCCTGGCTCGAAAAGCACGCCTGA
- a CDS encoding SUF system Fe-S cluster assembly protein: MSLDESEQKTDVREGIVHSSIPADELARLSDDVIGALKTVYDPEIPADIFELGLIYKIDIEDDRMVKIVMTLTAPGCPVAGEMPGWVENAVGAVEGVSGVEVAMTFDPPWTPDRMSEEAQVAVGWY; encoded by the coding sequence ATGAGCCTGGACGAGAGCGAACAGAAGACCGACGTGCGCGAGGGCATCGTGCATTCGAGCATTCCTGCCGATGAACTGGCGCGCCTCAGCGACGACGTCATCGGGGCGCTGAAAACCGTCTACGATCCGGAAATTCCCGCCGACATCTTTGAACTCGGTCTAATCTACAAGATCGACATCGAAGACGACCGCATGGTGAAGATCGTCATGACGCTGACGGCGCCAGGCTGCCCGGTTGCCGGTGAAATGCCGGGTTGGGTCGAGAATGCCGTCGGCGCCGTCGAAGGCGTATCCGGCGTCGAGGTCGCAATGACCTTCGATCCGCCGTGGACGCCGGACCGCATGTCGGAAGAGGCGCAGGTGGCCGTCGGCTGGTATTGA